The region CTTATATCAAAAAGTATTATCATATTTGTGTGAACATATttcaagattttattttaaaatattcaattgaattttatttcaaaatgttaAAGTAACTTCACACTTATTTAATTGATATAGTTCATTatattgtaatttatttaaaggaaattaaaaaggCGGTAAACGCGTTTTGTGGGATTTGCGGCTCAGCTGCAGCACGGTCATACCGcacttaattttgtttatattttggaAAAAGACAGCCCAAATGTCGAACCTCCAGTTAACTCAGGAAAAACTGTGAGTATTGCTGTCCACCAGACCAAGGTTATAGCTAGCCCGCCTTATATCCCACTAGAGATGCCCTACGCTCCGAGTACAGGCCACGCCGGCCGTGCGCCCTGCTGAAATACCCGAGGCCCAAGACGAAGCCCGAGTACCAGGCGATATACCCGTGGTTGCTCCCCGATGAAACGGATCCGCACTTCGTATTCTGCGCGGTCTGCGAGTGCCGGCTCAGCTGCAAGAGATCGGATCTGGGCAAGCACGAGGGCAGCATCAAGCACTCGGAAAATGCCCAAAGAAAAGCGTTGCCGGTCAAGGACAATCACACGGTGGCGGAGGGTTCCGGCGCTGGCGTGATGAAGTGGGAGTAcaacgaggacgaggagggtCTGCTGCCATACGGAACGGAGCCTCCAGATGACGAgaccgaggaggaggatggCGATGCGGACGAAACGGAGGCGGATTgcgaggaggacgacgagcAGCCCCAGGAACAGGAGGGGCACAACGATCTCGAAACAGAGCCTGCCATCAAGCAGCAGCGCCGCATCTCGGAGACGGACTCACAGCATTCCGGCATGCTGGACTATCTGCCACTCCACGTGACCATCAACGAGTTGCCTGCGAGTGTTCCGTCCACTGTCTCCTCCTACCCCACCTCTTCCACGGCACCACCAGCAGCTCCGCCCTGCAGAATCACCATTAAGAAGGTGCCCGCTCCGAGTACTCCGCCCAGTGGGGTTTGCCAAGCCCAGGAGATCAGTTCCAAGGCCACTATCACGCCCATACACACCACGCCCTCCTACGCCGCCCGTCAGCTGCAGTCCTATCAGCTGCAGCAGATGTCGCCCATAGCGCCACCGCGCGATTCCCTGGAACTCTTCTTCGATAGCATATGCGCAACTGTCAAGAGCCTACCTCCCAAACTGGCCACTGAGGGCAAGATCCGAGTGATGCAGCTCATCGGAGAGTTGGAACTGCGCGCCCTGGGCGAGCAGGAGACATCTTCTCAGTCCGCCCGACCTCAGGGCCTTGATCTCGCCGGAAGCTCAGCATCCGGAGCAGCCGAAGCGCCCGGCAGTGGTCAACAGAATTCCACTGTGGCCTCCACCACAAAGTAAATCAGAAGTGAAAAAGGTTTTAAACCGAGCTcaagtatattattttttgtttacattttgttaaCTGATTTTCTTGAATAAAGCTATTAATTAGTTGTTGTCATTTCGATTTTTGTTGGTTGTATAATTTTGCTGATAAAGGGATAGTTTTTCAAAACGAATTCAACAGAAATATAAACTTATAACAATTTCATAaagattttacatttttaaaaggttgAGTTGTATTTTGCGgattcttttattaaaaatacttttttatagaGTTATATCTGCAAATCAATCAATGTAGAGCATATCTTGAGCGATGGGAAGAGCATAGTTTTGGACATACACTTTAAAATGGATCACTAACAATTAGTTCACAAGGGAATCCACTAGCactgataaataaataaattacctTTGTAAAGGTAAGCAGCTTATGGAACGATTTTTAATGGGCCGTTTCTAAAGAACACAAATATGTTATCTATGTTTGTAAAGTGACCATTTACCCAGCGAAATATCTATTTGATGATCGGTTACCTCGCGTTAAAGTAATAGAATGCAACGCGAAAGAGTTTATAAATATCAGTTAGTAAATctttatttgtaaaattgtaaaatgaTCGAAAACAAGCGTTACAAGTAAGGCACTTAGTGTATTGTTAAGCAGGTGGGATCCCTCTTAGAAGGCTTGCTTGCCCTCCAACATGGCCTTGCCGCAGTAGAATGGAAACTGCACTCCCTGGAGCAGAATTTCCGATATGCCCTGCGAAAAGTAACGAGACGAATCGGTTAGCTATATTTTTAGGGAGTGGGTGTGGGTTGAGTTGGTCTGAAACCGCGGCCAGATATCGGTGTTGCCCATAAGCCCCGGTGTGATAAGTGCCAGAAATGACTAATGGGCCAGCAATCTGAGCGGGCCGATAAGAAAAGTGCCTCATGCAACTAACTGGTAAGGTAATTGACTCACCCCGCTATAAAGTTTTTCCCCAAAAACCCCTACAAAATAACCACTTACCGTCAGGGCGGGAATGCAGGAGGCAAATGCGTAAACCCAAATGTAGAAGAAGGCGCAGAAGAATGCCACGAAGAAGGAGACGAACCAGAAGACCAGCAGCCAGAAGATGAACCACAGTGGATTGGGCATCGTGATGAGTTGTGTTGTTTGCTCTGAGTTATTCCAGCTGTGCGATAAGATAAATACAAGGGATCTTATTTAGTGGGTGGGCTACAAAACGAGGCTTATCAGGCGCCGTCTAAATGGAGCGTATCCCATTAAAAGTTTAAGACTGGAAGAACCACTTTTTGATCAGATGCGTATATTTGTACTACGAAACACATGTCGGATACGTAATATACTACgctctttaaaaataacagcTTATAGCCTCTCTAATAGGTCATATTTGCTTTAGCACACGTCCATTATATACCTTATTTGATTACTAAAACGTCACCTTACTTATTTTTAACATCACTCTATCAACGTCCCAGTTTAAGATAGCGAATGCCATTGCTAACAGGCAAGGAAATCCTTCAATGAATCCCATTTGAGTCTATAAACTCAACTCatttataaatagtttttagtcatatatatataatgcaTAATAAGTCTTAGTCAAGTTGTAAAAAGAATGCGccaaattgtaatttaatttcaaagtaCTGTATCGTGTCCAagcaatgtttttttttttaatttaacaatttgcTTTCTCCAAATACTAACACAAAAATGTCgttgaatattattaaaatatgcaTACACCCAGGTTTTGCCATCCAAACTGCATTCAAAATGCTTTCTTCTGCATTTAGATTTCACTTTTGGGTCGTGACAAACATGCAAACGACCGATTTGGTTGGGTTTTGAAACTGAATTTAGGAGCTCTGACGTCGAAACTGATTATGCCCAAAAAGAGGCAGCTGTGGAAGTGCGAGGCCGAGACCTCGACCGCAGATTTCGAACCGAATTCCACGATCAAGTGCTGATTGCAGGCCCCTCAAAACATGTGTCGTCATTATGCTAATTTCTAGTAAGTACTATCTCGCGGATGTGTCGTCTTAAGTCATCCCCCGTCTTAGGTCATCGTAAAGGCAATTGCAGGTCGCCGACAAACCGGTTGGCACAATTAACACTCGGTGAAATTCGGCTTAATTAGACCAGCCGAATCTGAAGTATGTGCCAATTAAAAGGCGTACGTACGTATGCGTAAAAGtcttataaatactt is a window of Drosophila biarmipes strain raj3 chromosome 3R, RU_DBia_V1.1, whole genome shotgun sequence DNA encoding:
- the LOC108023461 gene encoding protein suppressor of variegation 3-7; translation: MSNLQLTQEKLDALRSEYRPRRPCALLKYPRPKTKPEYQAIYPWLLPDETDPHFVFCAVCECRLSCKRSDLGKHEGSIKHSENAQRKALPVKDNHTVAEGSGAGVMKWEYNEDEEGLLPYGTEPPDDETEEEDGDADETEADCEEDDEQPQEQEGHNDLETEPAIKQQRRISETDSQHSGMLDYLPLHVTINELPASVPSTVSSYPTSSTAPPAAPPCRITIKKVPAPSTPPSGVCQAQEISSKATITPIHTTPSYAARQLQSYQLQQMSPIAPPRDSLELFFDSICATVKSLPPKLATEGKIRVMQLIGELELRALGEQETSSQSARPQGLDLAGSSASGAAEAPGSGQQNSTVASTTK
- the LOC108023534 gene encoding uncharacterized protein LOC108023534 produces the protein MPNPLWFIFWLLVFWFVSFFVAFFCAFFYIWVYAFASCIPALTGISEILLQGVQFPFYCGKAMLEGKQAF